A single region of the Acidobacteriota bacterium genome encodes:
- a CDS encoding glucuronate isomerase — MGFISENFLLRTKAARHLYREYAADQPILDYHCHLSAKEIADNHRFRDLTEIWLEGDHYKWRAMRANGVPERYCTGNAKPYEKFLAWARTVPHTLRNPLYHWTHLELKRYFGIDKLLDENSAEEIWNRANEQLAQGHLRVQGILEKFRVVAVCTTDDPVHTLKHHERIRNAGLVTAVFPTFRPDRALHIENPSSFNDWTDQLAAAANINIAKYSDFLAALSKRHQDFHDQGCRLSDHGLQQCYADPCTEVEASAIFDKARGGQQPSDQEVKKFASFLMLFFGHLDAEKGWTKQLHLGAYRNANTRALKTLGRDTGFDAIGDWPHADAFARYLDRLDHDNRLPKLIVYNLNPADNYVFATIAGSFQDGSIPGKLQFGSGWWFLDQKEAMEWQMNAVSNCGLLSRFVGMVTDSRSFMSHPRHEYFRRVLCNLIGTEVEAGELPDDDELVGTMIRNICFENAARLLELPIPEQSRIAVSSTR; from the coding sequence TTTCGGCGAAAGAGATCGCGGACAATCATCGTTTCCGCGATCTCACGGAAATCTGGCTTGAGGGAGATCACTATAAATGGCGCGCGATGCGTGCAAATGGAGTACCAGAGCGGTACTGCACGGGAAATGCCAAGCCGTATGAGAAGTTCCTCGCCTGGGCGCGAACCGTGCCACATACACTTCGCAATCCGCTTTACCACTGGACCCATCTTGAATTGAAGCGCTATTTTGGGATCGATAAACTGCTCGATGAGAACAGCGCGGAAGAGATCTGGAATCGTGCAAACGAACAACTTGCGCAGGGGCATCTGAGAGTTCAGGGAATCCTGGAAAAGTTTCGCGTGGTGGCGGTTTGCACCACGGATGATCCCGTCCACACTCTCAAACATCACGAGCGAATCCGAAACGCGGGACTCGTGACCGCGGTCTTTCCCACGTTTCGGCCCGATCGTGCTCTGCACATCGAGAATCCTTCTTCATTCAATGACTGGACTGATCAGCTCGCCGCAGCAGCCAATATAAACATTGCGAAATATTCGGATTTTCTCGCTGCACTAAGCAAGCGTCACCAGGATTTTCACGATCAGGGCTGCCGTCTTTCCGACCATGGGCTGCAGCAATGCTATGCCGATCCATGCACGGAAGTGGAAGCCTCGGCGATCTTTGATAAGGCGCGCGGCGGGCAGCAGCCCAGCGATCAGGAAGTTAAGAAATTTGCCAGTTTCCTCATGCTCTTTTTCGGGCATCTCGATGCCGAGAAAGGATGGACCAAACAGCTCCACCTTGGCGCCTATCGCAATGCCAATACACGTGCCCTCAAGACCCTCGGCCGTGATACGGGCTTCGATGCGATCGGCGACTGGCCCCATGCTGATGCGTTCGCTCGTTACCTTGATCGCCTCGACCACGACAATCGGCTGCCTAAGTTGATTGTGTACAACTTGAATCCTGCCGACAATTACGTCTTCGCGACCATCGCCGGCAGCTTCCAGGACGGTTCTATTCCGGGAAAGCTGCAATTCGGCAGCGGATGGTGGTTCCTCGACCAGAAGGAAGCCATGGAGTGGCAGATGAACGCGGTATCCAATTGCGGATTGCTCTCGCGCTTCGTTGGCATGGTGACCGACTCGCGCTCGTTCATGTCGCATCCCCGGCACGAGTACTTCCGCCGCGTGCTCTGCAACCTCATTGGCACTGAGGTCGAAGCGGGAGAGCTGCCTGATGATGATGAGTTGGTGGGGACGATGATCCGGAATATCTGCTTCGAAAACGCAGCGCGTCTGCTGGAGCTTCCTATTCCGGAACAGTCGCGGATTGCCGTGAGTTCAACTCGCTAG